The Hoplias malabaricus isolate fHopMal1 chromosome 9, fHopMal1.hap1, whole genome shotgun sequence genome contains a region encoding:
- the per1b gene encoding period circadian protein homolog 1b encodes MSDDNSDSAPSNDTRGAAGGAEDEEEVGQQSRSLRRNDTFPSSDPSNSRTGSSRGADSRPTSSSGDNRGPNSDDMDALSSGNDSGERESEGGLERENGSRGRQSMRSYQSSSSQNGKDSGMMLETTESNKSSNSHSPSPPSSSLAYSLLSTSSEQDHPSTSGCSSDQSARVQTQKELMRALKELKIRLPPERKTKGRSSTLNALKYALSCVKQVRANQEYYHQWNVEECHGCSLDLSTFTIEELDNITSEYTLKNTDTFSMAVSFLSGKVVYISPHGSSLLRSKPEKLQGALFSELLAPQDVSTFYSSTAPCRLPPWASCIGSASPPVDCTQEKSMFCRISGDGSSGGELKYYPFRLTPYLLTLRDSDTADPQPCCLLIAERVHSGYEAPRIPPDKRIFTTSHTPSCLFQEVDERAVPLLGYLPQDLVGTPVLLYLHPEDRPIMVAIHKKILQFAGQPFDHSPLRMCARSGEYVTIDTSWSSFVNPWSRKVAFIVGRHKVRTSPLNEDVFTLPRSLEERTLAPDISQLSEQIHRVLVQPVHSGSSQGYSSLASNGSHELQPSAASSSESNGTALEDPAQLHKPMTFQQICKDVHMVKTSGQQVFIESRNRPLPRKQTATGSLRAIGNSGPGVVPPSKNTVPSQLIRKDPPSTYSYQQINCLDSIIRYLESCNVPNTVKRKCGSSSCTASSTSDDDKQQDAPSNNEGPSVALVGENTPLPALTLHSKAESVASVTSQCSFSSTIVHVGDKKPPESDIVMEEAPMTPVLAPPVIQPPPPPTITATPSLPPPANPPSPAHIAEKESSRRGGGAGGGRLGLTKEVLSAHTQQEEQNFLWRFKDLSELRVFDPASALRRHTTTPLPRGVRCSRDYPAIGSSGRRRGRGGKRLKHQQASEQGSSLGQTCPAGGLSTGAPAQNGPPNPSFPLGPPTTSSSWPPSVGSQNSLPSVPYPPGMLPLYPLYPPLTQPVTDPSMQPGLRFPLQNPQMAPSIVPPMMALVLPNYMFPQMGTSLAQPGPAVMPQSFYNPNLAFPYPAVSTAPPAVPQTATPAPPNPSRSSTPQSCSQREGGIEREGAESPLFQSRCSSPLNLLQLEELPTSRLEAVSALASGQQVTPPVGGQAGSTVAQATTNQRSPAGDSKENENGEANESNQDAMSTSSDLLDLLLQEDSRSGTGSAASGSGSSGTGSSGSGSGSSGSGSNGCSSSGSGTRSSQSSHTSKYFGSIDSSENDHSRKQTAGGDGEAQFIKCVLQDPIWLLMADTDEKIMMTYQLPIRDRETVLREDRIALRAMQKHQPRFTEEQKKELSQVHPWIRTGRLPRAINISACVGCMSPPSVPPAAPFDVEIHEMELCSVLEVTEDGSTPDKHHQTDTAMEEGEADVDGEVGQWREEEQEEKESGVMTSQISDQEMATEGQEVTTQMDEEKSGNVTDMSH; translated from the exons ATGAGTGATGACAACTCAGACTCTGCCCCCAGCAATGACACTAGGGGGGCAGCGGGTGGGGctgaggatgaagaggaggtGGGGCAACAGAGCAGATCCCTACGCAGGAATGACACTTTCCCATCATCGGATCCTTCCAATAGCAGGACAGGATCATCTCGAGGGGCTGACTCAAGGCCCACAAGTTCATCAGGGGACAACCGGGGGCCAAACTCAGATGACATGGATGCATTGTCCAGTGGCAATGActctggagagagggagagtgaaggAGGGCTGGAAAGGGAAAATGGCTCTAGAGGACGGCAGTCCATGAGGAGCTACCAAAGCTCATCCAGTCAAAATGGTAAAGACTCTGGCATGATGCTGGAGACCACAGAGAGCAACAAGAG tTCCAACTCTCATAGCCCCTCCCCTCCAAGCAGCTCTTTGGCTTACAGTCTGCTGAGCACCAGCTCAGAGCAGGACCATCCCTCCACCAGCGGTTGCAGCAGTGACCAGTCAGCACGTGTCCAAACGCAGAAAGAGCTGATGCGGGCGCTGAAGGAGCTGAAGATACGATTGCCTCCTGAGAGGAAAACCAAGGGCCGTTCCAGCACACTCAACGCCCTCAAATACGCCCTCAGCTGCGTCAAACAAGTCAGAG CCAATCAGGAATATTATCACCAGTGGAATGTTGAAGAGTGCCATGGCTGTAGTCTGGATCTCTCAACCTTTACCATCGAAGAGCTTGACAACATCACCTCCGAATACACGCTGAAAAACACA GACACATTCTCCATGGCTGTGTCTTTTCTGTCAGGAAAAGTGGTGTATATCTCACCGCATGGTTCGTCTTTATTGCGTAGTAAACCAGAGAAGCTGCAAGGGGCACTGTTTTCAGAGCTACTCGCCCCTCAAGACGTCAGCACTTTCTACAGCAGCACAGCCCCCTGTAGACTCCCGCCATGGGCTTCCTGCATtggctctg CCTCTCCTCCAGTGGACTGTACGCAGGAGAAATCCATGTTCTGTAGGATCAGTGGAGATGGATCTTCTGGTGGAGAACTGAAGTATTACCCATTCAGATTGACCCCCTACCTGCTCACACTGAGAGACTCGGACACAGCAGATCCACAACCCTGCTGTCTACTTATTGCTGAGAGGGTACACTCAGGATATGAgg CTCCTCGTATTCCTCCAGATAAAAGAATCTTCACTACCAGTCACACTCCTAGCTGCTTGTTTCAGGAGGTCGATGAGCGTGCAGTGCCACTGCTGGGTTACCTGCCTCAGGACCTGGTGGGAACCCCCGTCTTGCTCTATCTCCATCCTGAGGACAGACCAATAATGGTGGCCATCCACAAAAAGA TTTTGCAGTTTGCGGGGCAGCCGTTTGACCATTCTCCATTGCGGATGTGTGCCCGCAGTGGAGAGTATGTGACTATAGACACTTCTTGGTCCTCCTTTGTCAACCCGTGGAGCAGAAAGGTGGCTTTCATCGTGGGACGCCATAAAGTCAGAAC TTCTCCTCTGAATGAGGATGTTTTCACTCTGCCACGGTCTTTGGAGGAGCGGACTCTAGCTCCAGACATCTCTCAGTTGAGTGAGCAGATCCATCGGGTGCTGGTGCAGCCTGTGCACAGTGGCAGCTCTCAGGGTTACAGCAGCCTGGCCAGCAATGGCTCACATGAACTTCAACCCAGCGCAGCCTCATCATCTGAGAGCAACGGCACTGCCCTGGAGGATCCTGCACAACTCCACAAACCA ATGACCTTCCAGCAGATCTGTAAGGATGTTCACATGGTGAAGACAAGCGGTCAGCAAGTGTTTATTGAATCCCGCAATCGCCCTCTTCCCAGAAAGCAGACTgccacag GTTCTTTGCGTGCAATTGGAAACTCTGGGCCAGGGGTAGTTCCTCCCTCAAAGAATACAGTCCCTTCCCAGCTCATCAGGAAGGATCCTCCCAGCACGTACTCTTACCAGCAAATCAACTGTCTGGATAGCATCATACG gtatctGGAAAGCTGTAATGTCCCAAACACAGTTAAGAGGAAGTGTGGCTCCTCCTCCTGCACTGCGTCCTCTACATCTGATGATGACAAGCAGCAAGACGCCCCCAGCAACAACGAAG GTCCGTCAGTAGCTCTAGTTGGTGAAAATACACCACTGCCAGCCTTGACATTACACAGTAAAGCAGAGAGTGTAGCATCAGTCACATCtcagtgcagtttcagcagCACAATTGTCCATGTGGGAGACAAGAAACCCCCCGAGTCAG aTATTGTAATGGAGGAAGCTCCTATGACTCCTGTTCTAGCACCTCCTGTCATTCAGCCCCCTCCTCCCCCCACCATCACAGCCACCCCATCTCTGCCTCCTCCCGCAAATCCACCCAGTCCTGCACATATAGCTGAGAAAGAATCGAGCAGAAGAGGAGGTggtgcaggaggaggaagaTTAGGTCTGACCAAAGAGGTGCTTTCTGCTCACACGCAGCAAGAAGAGCAGAACTTCTTGTGGCGGTTCAAAGACCTGAGCGAACTGCGGGTATTCGACCCAGCTTCAGCGCTAAGACGCCATACTACCACACCACTCCCTAGAG GTGTGCGTTGTTCACGTGATTACCCTGCAATAGGCAGCAGTGGTCGAAGGCGTGGCAGAGGTGGCAAGAGATTGAAACATCAGCAGGCTTCAGAGCAAGGGAGCTCTTTAGGCCAGACATGCCCCGCTGGAGGTCTCTCTACTGGAGCACCTGCACAAAATGGACCCCCTAACCCCTCATTTCCCCTGGGGCCTCCTACCACTTCCTCTTCCTGGCCTCCTTCAGTGGGCTCCCAAAATAGCTTACCCTCTGTACCTTATCCACCGGGCATGCTGCCACTTTACCCCCTATACCCACCCCTCACTCAGCCTGTCACAGACCCCTCCATGCAGCCTGGTCTTCGCTTCCCCCTTCAGAATCCTCAGATGGCACCATCCATTGTACCCCCCATGATGGCATTGGTACTGCCAAATTATATGTTTCCACAAATGGGGACTTCCTTGGCTCAGCCTGGTCCTGCAGTCATGCCCCAATCTTTCTACAACCCAAACCTGGCTTTTCCATATCCAGCTGTCAGCACAGCCCCTCCAGCAGTCCCTCAAACTGCCACCCCAGCCCCACCAAACCCGTCACGGAGCAGCACGCCCCAGTCATGCAGCCAAAGAGAGGGAGGTATTGAGAGAGAGGGCGCAGAGTCTCCCCTCTTCCAGTCTAGATGTTCCTCTCCTCTCAACCTGCTCCAACTGGAGGAGTTGCCCACCAGCCGACTAGAGGCAGTATCGGCTCTGGCCTCAGGGCAACAGGTCACGCCTCCTGTAGGAGGACAGGCAGGCAGCACTGTAGCACAAGCTACAACCAATCAGAGAAGTCCTGCAGGAGATtccaaagaaaatgaaaat GGAGAAGCCAATGAGTCAAACCAGGATGCCATGTCCACCTCTAGCGACCTTCTTGACTTGCTGCTGCAGGAGGACTCTCGCTCTGGCACAGGCTCCGCTGCGTCAGGGTCCGGCTCCTCCGGCACTGGGTCCTCAGGCTCTGGCTCAGGGTCATCTGGATCTGGCTCAAATGGTTGCAGCTCATCTGGGAGTGGAACTA GAAGCAGTCAGAGCAGCCACACCAGCAAGTACTTTGGCAGCATAGACTCTTCAGAGAATGACCATTCTCGAAAGCAAACAGCAGGGGGCGACGGAGAGGCACAGTTCATCAAGTGTGTTCTGCAGGACCCCATTTGGCTTCTCATGGCTGACACAGATGAGAAGATCATGATGACTTATCAGTTGCCTATCAG agacagagagactgtacTGCGTGAGGATCGTATTGCTCTGAGAGCCATGCAGAAGCATCAACCTCGTTTCACTGAGGAGCAAAAGAAGGAGCTGAGTCAGGTGCATCCCTGGATCCGCACAGGACGCCTCCCTCGTGCCATAAACATATCT GCCTGTGTGGGCTGTATGTCTCCTCCCTCAGTGCCGCCAGCAGCCCCCTTTGATGTGGAGATCCATGAGATGGAGCTGTGCAGTGTGCTGGAGGTGACAGAAGATGGCTCCACTCCTGATAAACACCACCAGACAGACACAGCAATGGAAGAGGGAGAGGCAGATGTGGATGGAGAGGTGGGGCAGTGGAGAGAAGAAGAgcaggaagagaaagaaagtggcGTTATGACGTCACAGATCAGTGACCAGGAAATGGCCACTGAGGGGCAAGAAGTTACCACACAAATGGATGAGGAGAAGAGTGGGAACGTGACGGACATGAGTCACTAA
- the dthd1 gene encoding death domain-containing protein 1, with protein sequence MIRSSRNVGLGTHQDADGKKQPVEEPGENMEEVNKEDCVSCTQSWITVGLPDSASSSSEAICYITCPLEVIKLISCKVVDGLSSLLVSGSEELVSSVLRIEKPISTKCPFPITVAVPFQACYRGNYREVTVKVVDQEQRVSYVTPAATEGNYGGHRGSFAVVRVYTLGIFAVVSQFQRETFTIPKRGLSIKLSVDSRICLDYLPGSYNTPVVAQAMVQPVDTIMLSMLKSRNDSYYSILTTSPLLYLHHPSGLAPRRPLAITLPCPPNPDKKKTGEESNNGPGNTALIPDTFLYHQNRVLSAPGKSSKDLSKEQLVVLGWREEQWNLLDKTSVRNLQNSLVSFELMENFERVIVLRLLPSARPSDLTFFADNLEESVRTCSVTAVLHSRLQDPSSTVLAVLPSRELSWGLADLHVQNYRGPPEPSTEFFMKEGEQLLLKFSGNITSTADDQGTTPHTVTFHSQRRNWLHLKLKEKDPFGNYSSPHYKGTVLLFRIPRDQLFWRGDRVLIHQAYSLEEPVCKLSLTLPKEVKTLCRPMSAYILQHGQTESLCDKLLEWLCGELSEEDAALLVMCLQLRRSSVQLARLRAPDSFSLQTFHILTAWRRALPSSIPKRPLLARCLSRIGRAELAAELLRRDTAVEDGGSRDAETQRLN encoded by the exons ATGATAAGGAGCTCAAGGAATGTTGGCCTAGGAACTCACCAAGATGCTGATGGAAAGAAACAACCAGTAGAAGAACCAGGGGAAAATATGGAAGAGGTCAATAAAGAAGACTGTGTAAGCTGTACACAAAGCTGGATCACTGTAGG TTTACCAGACTCTGCCAGCTCTTCTTCCGAAGCCATCTGCTACATAACCTGCCCACTTGAGGTTATCAAGCTCATCAGCTGCAAAGTAGTGGATGGCCTCAGCTCTCTGCTGGTGTCTGGGTCAGAGGAGCTGGTCAGCAGTGTGCTCAGGATTGAAAAGCCCATCAGCACTAAGTGTCCCTTCCCAATTACAGTAGCTGTGCCTTTCCAGGCCTGTTATCGAGGTAACTACCGAGAAGTCACAGTGAAGGTGGTGGATCAAGAGCAGAGGGTTAGTTATGTCACACCTGCAGCAACAGAGGGCAACTACGGAGGTCACAGG GGTTCATTTGCAGTGGTGAGAGTGTACACGCTCGGGATATTTGCAGTTGTGTCCCAATTTCAAAGGGAGACTTTTACTATCCCAAAGAGAGGTCTCTCTATCAAGCTTAGTGTGGACTCCAGAATATGCCTGGACTACCTGCCTGGATCTTACAACACACCCGTTGTTGCCCAAGCTATG GTTCAGCCAGTGGACACCATAATGCTGTCTATGCTGAAGAGCAGGAATGATTCCTACTATTCTATCCTGACCACTAGCCCTCTACTCTACCTACATCACCCTTCAGGTCTGGCTCCCCGAAGACCTTTGGCCATAACCCTGCCCTGTCCACCTAACCCTGACAAGAAGAAGACAGGAGAAGAAAGCAATAATGGTCCTGGCAACACAGCTCTTATCCCTGATACTTTTTTATACCATCAAAACAG AGTTTTGAGTGCTCCAGGGAAGTCATCAAAAGATCTGTCTAAAGAGCAACTGGTTGTACTGGGCTGGAGAGAAGAGCAGTGGAATCTTCTAGATAAAACCAGTGTGCGGAACCTCCAGAACAGCCTTGTCTCCTTTGAGCTCATGGAAAACTTTGAGAG AGTAATAGTCCTTCGTCTACTCCCGTCTGCAAGACCTTCCGACTTGACTTTCTTTGCCGACAACCTAGAGGAGTCAGTAAGGACCTGCTCTGTAACTGCGGTTCTCCATAGCAGGTTACAGGACCCCAGCAGTACAGTATTGGCTGTACTGCCCAGTCGAGAGCTGAGCTGGGGACTGGCTGACCTCCATGTCCAGAATTATCGTGGCCCTCCAGAGCCTTCCACTGAGTTTTTCATGAAGGAGGGAGAGCAGCTGCTGCTGAAATTCAGTGGGAACATTACCAGCACAG CAGATGACCAAGGAACAACGCCTCACACAGTTACGTTCCACAGTCAGAGAAGGAACTGGCTCCATCTGAAGTTAAAGGAAAAAGACCCGTTTGGGAATTACAGCTCACCGCACTACAAAGGCACAGTTCTTCTCTTCAGGATCCCCAGAGATCAGCTGTTCTGGAGAGGAGACAGGGTGCTCATACACCAAGCTTACAGCTTAGAGGAACCTGTTTGCAagctctcactcactcttcccAAG GAAGTGAAAACACTGTGCAGACCAATGAGCGCATACATCTTACAGCATGGTCAGACAG agtCTTTGTGTGATAAGTTGTTAGAATGGCTGTGTGGTGAGCTCTCTGAGGAGGACGCAGCACTGCTAGTCATGTGCCTGCAACTGCGACGGTCAAGTGTCCAGCTGGCTCGACTCAGAGCACCGGACAGCTTCTCTCTGCAGACCTTCCACATCCTGACTGCCTGGAGACGAGCCCTGCCCTCGTCAATACCAAAGCGGCCCCTGTTGGCCCGCTGTCTGAGCCGCATTGGCCGAGCAGAATTGGCCGCTGAGCTGCTGAGGAGAGACACAGCTGTAGAGGATGGAGGGAGTAGAGATGCAGAGACGCAGAGATTAAACTAA